The sequence tgctGTGAACACTATGGGTGTGCATGTGGTGGGGGGCACAGTGGAGCTGAATGTCAATTGGAGGCATATGTGTGTTCCTTGCCCTGCCGACTGCTAAGGCTGgcgtcccccctcctcccagtgcagGGCTCCTTGTGAGATCATGGAataataggactggaagggacctcgagaggtcatctattcccctcccctgcactcacagcacgactgagtattatctagaccatccctgacaggtgtttgtctaacctgctcttaacaaTCTCCAATGGTGGcaattccacaaccttcctgggcAAATTATACCAGTGATTAGCCACCCTCACTGTTGGGATGTATTTCCTTATGTGCAACCTGAACGGCCCTTTCTGCAATTGAAGTCCATTGGTTCTTGTGCTTTCCTACCCCCacatccacccctccccacacattgttttgcaattttattcCTCACCTCTGTGTGAAAGGTtcggtcacagaaacccctttggaaCTGACATCCGATGTCCTGAGACGTGAAGTTGAACATCTCTCCCTCTAGGTGGATGCCCCTGGACACAGCTTATAAAATCATTCTCTTTTTCTTGCCCTGTGAGTCTTCCCCAGGTTTTGtccactgatctcagttggggcctgcaGACCTTGTTGGCATACCAACaaattaataatgataataatacaaGAATGAACAATACTACCATGAGCTCTGTGAAATTACATTGCAATGGGCTGGGAATTGAATTCACCTGATTCCACTCCCCATCACTAAACCAGTACAGAGGTAAACAGATTCAAGAATTGGTTAAGAGTTTATTCATGGCTTTCCTCAGGGCGTCCTTCACCTCtgtgttcctcaggctgtagatgagggggtttaACATGGGGATCACCACTGTGTAAAACAAGGAGGCCACTTTGCCTCTGTCCGTGAAATAGCTGGAGGGGGGACGTAAATACATGAAGAGGAGGGTGCCAAAAAGCAGAACCACAATGGTCAAGTGGAaagtgcaggtggagaaggctttgtgcCGGCCCTCGGCTGAGCGGATCTCAAGGATGGTGGAGATGATATAGACATAGGAGAGGAGGACAGGAATAAAGCTGCTCATTATAATGCAGCATGCAAAAGTAAACATCACATTCTCACTGATGCGGGTTTGAGAACAGGAGAGCGCCAACAGTGGGGGGATGTCACAAAAGAAATGATTGATgatgttggagctgcagaatgacagccgAAATGTAAAACACATGAATATCATTGAATCCAAAAGCCCCAGAGCGTACACCCCAGCCACCAGTTGTTTACAAAGCTGCCTGGACATGGTGACTGTATAGAGCAGTGGATTAGAGATGGCCACATAACGGTCATACGCCATCACAGCCAGCAAGAAGCCCTGAGAATCTCCAAAAGCGACAGAGAGAGACATTTGGACAGCGCAGGCAGTGAAAGAAATGTTTTTCCTCTCGGGTAAGAAATTGAGCAGCATCTGAGGGGAAATTGTTGAGGAaaggcagaggtcacagaaagacaaattcctgaggaaaaagtacatgggggtgtgcaGTCGGGGGTCATTTGTGATTAACAAGATCATCCCCACATTCCCCACCAGGGTGATGCCATAAATCAGTAGGAAAAGCCCAAAGAGGGGGACCTGTAGCTCCGGACGATCTGTCAGTCCTGAGAGAATGAACTCAGTCACCTCCGTGTGATTTCCCTTTTCCATCTCCGCTGAACAGAGATCAGGCTGCTACAGAGATATGGGCAGATGGTGGTGCGGAAAACCTCTCCCTTCTCTGTGATGCAGTAAGTGAAGATAAGTGGAGATCAGTTTCTCAATGGACATCAGTACCCACTCCGGGAAGggcttatccacagagccagatgtTCACAGCTGGTCATTCCAGGTGTTCGATAAAATGCACACGCCGTGCAAATACAATGACACGCAGGTTAATCATgctgcacacacaaacactcctGTTCACTAATCCGAGCAGCAAGTAGTGACTCTGCTGTGAGAGAATCAGGGTGAAAATCATCCCAGTCTGATGAGATTATTTGTTAGCGGAAGAAGAGGTGAGAGTAAAGCAGTATCAATCTTTCCACCCTCTTTGGGCAAGGGGAGCTCTATGGCTTGGCATGTCGGTTTGAGGTAATGTTTACTAACTGTGCTAAATACGCTTTTTGGCATTTACTTGAGCCTGTATGAAAACCCAAAGACAGAATGGGAAGCCCTGGCTTCAGTAACTATGTACGTTATTGCCTATATTTTCCAACCAAGGAGGTCGCTCCTTTCGCTGAAGTGGTCGGAGTTGGGACTAAGGCTTTTAGTGCTGGAGGTCTGGAATTTAATACCTGCTCATCCCCGTGgtgtctgcatgtgtgtgtgactcTAATTCAGGACAATAGGACGTA comes from Lepidochelys kempii isolate rLepKem1 chromosome 6, rLepKem1.hap2, whole genome shotgun sequence and encodes:
- the LOC140913747 gene encoding olfactory receptor 5W2-like is translated as MEKGNHTEVTEFILSGLTDRPELQVPLFGLFLLIYGITLVGNVGMILLITNDPRLHTPMYFFLRNLSFCDLCLSSTISPQMLLNFLPERKNISFTACAVQMSLSVAFGDSQGFLLAVMAYDRYVAISNPLLYTVTMSRQLCKQLVAGVYALGLLDSMIFMCFTFRLSFCSSNIINHFFCDIPPLLALSCSQTRISENVMFTFACCIIMSSFIPVLLSYVYIISTILEIRSAEGRHKAFSTCTFHLTIVVLLFGTLLFMYLRPPSSYFTDRGKVASLFYTVVIPMLNPLIYSLRNTEVKDALRKAMNKLLTNS